One genomic window of Desulfurococcus mucosus DSM 2162 includes the following:
- a CDS encoding ABC transporter ATP-binding protein — protein sequence MHQVYYRPSYHLATWGSALIEVSGIFKSFGGRRVLSDVSFKVGDGEVVGYVGLNGAGKTTTIRIITGVLNPDKGEVLVDGYSVLREKRKASERIGWVPELPIFETEFKALDYFVYLAGYHGLSRGEAVRLGRELLEKVGLGDAVYKRLSEYSQGMKKRFALAVSLIGNPQNFVFDEVLNGLDPQGIAFFRELTRGFKKEGRAVLFSSHILKEVEQIADKVVFIHKGRIIGVYTMEDIARLAQPSIRIRLVEPSGEALRVLEGYGEIRVEGSEVVVKTDASPDEVISRLVEKGVKLMEFRREERDLESFFFELIKKGEAG from the coding sequence ATGCATCAGGTTTATTACCGTCCTAGTTATCACCTTGCAACATGGGGTTCAGCATTGATAGAGGTTTCAGGTATCTTCAAGTCCTTCGGGGGGAGGAGGGTTCTCTCAGACGTCTCATTCAAAGTGGGGGATGGCGAGGTAGTGGGTTACGTCGGCTTGAATGGCGCTGGGAAAACCACTACTATACGGATAATAACGGGTGTATTGAACCCTGATAAGGGTGAAGTCTTAGTAGACGGCTACAGTGTGCTTAGAGAGAAGAGGAAGGCGTCTGAGAGGATTGGATGGGTTCCTGAGCTACCCATCTTTGAAACAGAGTTCAAGGCCCTGGATTACTTCGTATACCTGGCGGGCTACCATGGTTTAAGCCGTGGTGAAGCCGTGAGGCTTGGGAGGGAGCTGCTTGAGAAGGTGGGCTTAGGGGACGCAGTGTACAAGAGGCTCTCCGAGTACTCGCAGGGAATGAAGAAGAGGTTTGCACTGGCAGTCTCACTCATAGGCAACCCGCAGAACTTTGTTTTCGACGAGGTGTTAAACGGCTTAGACCCGCAGGGGATAGCGTTCTTCAGGGAGCTTACACGGGGGTTTAAGAAGGAGGGTAGAGCCGTGTTGTTCTCATCCCACATATTGAAGGAGGTTGAGCAGATAGCCGATAAAGTGGTCTTCATACATAAGGGGCGGATAATAGGGGTTTACACAATGGAGGATATCGCCAGGCTGGCGCAGCCCTCCATAAGGATCAGGCTGGTTGAACCCTCTGGGGAAGCCCTACGGGTGCTCGAGGGCTACGGGGAGATACGTGTAGAAGGCAGCGAGGTGGTCGTTAAGACGGATGCAAGCCCTGATGAAGTGATATCAAGGCTCGTGGAGAAAGGCGTGAAGCTCATGGAGTTCAGGAGGGAGGAAAGGGATCTCGAAAGCTTCTTCTTCGAGTTGATTAAGAAGGGGGAGGCTGGTTGA
- a CDS encoding ABC transporter permease subunit — protein MKPFIYDFKRAFIRKATLTALILFIMAGVGLTYMVAQSMLAGSQRLLYNGVAVAELDAESRVLRVNIGLYDNELKPLSPSFTATLELGNTWLLLGRYSIEGTGPLEIPLPESPVPLTGYRIIPLTLNVTAMHVGSVEVKETITMRLTQSSSNASRYYGCEAIGAHAFSWIHPASSLEVCGSIIPAGGKLYVVMAAAGEFQGELSLYYSIKESNYSYTYWESRGPMVSNISGMSYLGTIREALKTYVYEAAVDPKLLESSRPVEIRLALLSREGEILGGLEISMGLTNPAVEAITEFVAGTGVGLFSGFFPIVVLYLGYVLIAKPKTQGALEFILARPITRRDLYLTRYAAGVLVALAAPAVFTIALYTGVYSTLRVALNPLDALLIYLGLAASLAGFYTLCYYIAVEARGASYLAITITLYLLYLIGFQILGFMIAFTVGHSIEDYLKLTYKLYYLSPMRLADLVTALVLYRHGYLGAAVLEVVKPEYIAVATAAWIIVPFTAGLVRFKRKNLAG, from the coding sequence TTGAAGCCGTTCATCTACGACTTCAAGAGAGCCTTCATCAGGAAGGCCACGCTCACAGCACTCATACTCTTCATCATGGCCGGCGTCGGGTTAACATACATGGTGGCTCAGTCAATGCTGGCGGGGAGCCAGAGACTCCTATACAACGGGGTAGCGGTAGCCGAGCTGGATGCTGAGAGCAGGGTGCTGAGGGTCAACATAGGGCTCTACGACAACGAGCTTAAGCCTCTTTCACCATCCTTCACGGCCACCCTGGAGCTCGGTAATACATGGCTCCTCCTAGGGAGATACAGTATTGAGGGCACTGGACCCCTGGAGATACCTCTACCTGAATCACCCGTTCCCCTAACGGGATACAGGATCATCCCGCTCACCCTGAATGTAACTGCAATGCACGTAGGCTCCGTGGAGGTGAAGGAGACCATTACCATGAGGCTGACGCAGTCAAGCAGTAATGCGTCAAGATACTATGGGTGTGAAGCCATAGGCGCCCACGCCTTCTCATGGATTCACCCCGCTTCATCGCTCGAAGTATGTGGATCCATTATCCCGGCCGGCGGCAAACTATACGTGGTCATGGCTGCTGCAGGCGAGTTCCAAGGGGAGTTAAGCTTATACTACAGTATCAAGGAGTCGAACTACTCGTACACCTACTGGGAGTCAAGGGGCCCCATGGTAAGCAACATATCGGGGATGAGCTACCTTGGCACTATAAGGGAGGCTTTGAAGACATATGTGTACGAGGCCGCAGTGGACCCCAAGCTCCTTGAAAGCAGTAGGCCTGTTGAAATACGTCTAGCACTCCTCAGCCGGGAGGGTGAAATCCTCGGTGGACTGGAGATCTCCATGGGGCTGACTAATCCAGCTGTTGAAGCTATCACGGAGTTCGTGGCTGGAACCGGTGTAGGCTTGTTCTCAGGCTTCTTCCCGATAGTAGTACTCTACCTCGGCTACGTCCTCATAGCTAAGCCGAAAACCCAGGGTGCATTGGAGTTCATACTGGCTAGACCCATCACTAGGAGAGACCTGTACTTGACGAGGTATGCTGCAGGAGTACTCGTTGCACTAGCGGCCCCCGCAGTGTTCACCATAGCGCTCTACACAGGGGTCTACTCAACCCTCAGGGTGGCGTTGAACCCCCTGGACGCCTTACTCATATACCTCGGCCTCGCGGCGTCCCTAGCAGGCTTCTACACGCTCTGCTACTACATAGCTGTGGAAGCCAGGGGAGCCTCATACCTGGCTATCACGATAACCCTATACCTCCTCTACCTGATAGGCTTCCAGATACTTGGATTCATGATAGCGTTCACTGTCGGCCACAGCATTGAGGACTACTTGAAGCTAACGTATAAATTATACTACCTGAGCCCCATGAGGCTTGCAGACCTCGTGACAGCCCTAGTATTATACAGGCATGGATACCTGGGGGCAGCGGTACTCGAAGTAGTGAAACCAGAATACATAGCGGTAGCTACAGCAGCATGGATAATAGTGCCATTCACAGCTGGACTAGTGAGATTCAAGAGGAAAAACCTCGCAGGCTGA
- a CDS encoding ABC transporter ATP-binding protein: protein MVLLEARGVSKSYNDRKILDDVSFHIDQGELCVILGPPGSGKTTLLKIIAGLVRQDEGSILLNGESIDDKPPSQRPVSMMFETLALYSHLTVYENIASPLIAAKKTPEEIDRRVRELAGVLKIEHLLERKADKLSGGERQRVAMARALAKDASIYLLDEPFANLDAKIRHALRTEFKKLKQALGKTIVLATSDPLDALSLGDKIIVIRWGKVYQVGDPLTIYRRPKGLWLSRYLTGGLLNELEVAWRGGELVVEGINRMRLSLPRELLELILGRGIEKATLASYIDGCSISRSSRGCKGLGIKAKYIGAEYRGSEYIVYASEADRIFKCLMHPAEFTLMDLKYGDEVEVCIDLSNTIVFAGSDSEEEDDSGLG from the coding sequence ATGGTTCTACTGGAAGCCAGGGGAGTTTCAAAGAGTTACAATGATAGGAAGATACTCGACGATGTTTCCTTTCACATAGACCAGGGCGAGTTATGCGTTATACTGGGGCCACCTGGCTCCGGGAAGACTACACTGCTGAAGATTATTGCCGGCCTCGTAAGGCAGGATGAAGGAAGCATCCTACTGAACGGGGAGTCAATAGATGATAAACCTCCTTCACAGAGACCTGTCTCAATGATGTTTGAGACCCTGGCCCTCTACTCACATTTAACGGTCTACGAGAATATAGCGTCGCCCCTTATTGCCGCTAAGAAAACACCTGAAGAGATAGATAGGAGGGTTCGAGAGCTGGCCGGGGTACTCAAAATAGAGCATCTTCTCGAGAGGAAGGCCGACAAGCTTAGCGGCGGCGAGAGGCAGCGTGTTGCTATGGCGAGGGCGTTGGCTAAGGATGCCTCAATATATTTACTTGACGAACCATTCGCCAACCTCGACGCGAAGATAAGACACGCCCTAAGAACAGAGTTTAAGAAGCTCAAGCAAGCACTCGGTAAAACCATAGTACTAGCGACAAGCGACCCGCTCGACGCGCTGTCCCTCGGCGATAAGATAATTGTCATCCGCTGGGGGAAAGTATACCAAGTTGGAGACCCACTCACCATATACAGGAGGCCAAAGGGCCTCTGGCTCTCCCGGTATCTCACAGGGGGACTACTAAACGAGCTCGAGGTGGCGTGGAGAGGCGGCGAGCTTGTCGTGGAGGGCATTAATAGAATGAGGCTTTCATTGCCGCGTGAACTATTGGAATTGATTCTCGGGAGAGGCATCGAAAAAGCCACGCTCGCCTCATACATTGATGGATGCAGTATCTCTAGGTCTAGCAGGGGGTGTAAAGGGCTGGGAATCAAAGCTAAGTACATTGGTGCCGAGTACAGGGGGAGCGAGTACATAGTCTATGCATCGGAGGCAGACCGCATCTTTAAATGCCTAATGCACCCAGCCGAGTTCACCCTCATGGATTTGAAGTATGGGGACGAGGTAGAGGTATGCATAGATCTATCGAACACAATAGTGTTCGCAGGGAGTGACTCTGAGGAGGAGGATGATAGTGGTCTCGGTTGA
- a CDS encoding carbohydrate ABC transporter permease produces MKQRALSMIKAGRGRNANPWILVLPAFMLLLLFNIFPLVWSLGLSFYSFSLIIRQKPNFVWVSNYANLITSQETWDRFAKTGVFIGYSLILQFGLALLFSLLLFGEFKGRKVVITALTIPLMIAPVASALIFRYLFDEMFGPVNQFLRSHLGVSPLWFSNELSPIGVPYAMLMVILVETWIWTPFVMFLIMAGISAIPQDLVEQSRVDGLRFRYVFRFVILPYVKPMLAIALIFRFMDSLKTFDTVYVLTAGGPGTTTELISVHIYKLAFERWDFGSATALSYLVLVIVIFATNLFMHYLMGGGER; encoded by the coding sequence ATGAAACAGCGGGCGTTATCCATGATTAAAGCCGGTAGAGGTAGAAATGCCAACCCCTGGATCCTAGTGTTACCCGCGTTCATGCTATTGTTGTTGTTCAACATATTTCCACTGGTCTGGAGCCTTGGATTATCGTTCTATAGTTTCTCGCTTATTATCAGGCAAAAACCAAATTTCGTCTGGGTAAGCAACTACGCCAACTTGATCACCAGCCAGGAGACATGGGACAGGTTCGCTAAGACAGGCGTTTTCATAGGGTATAGTCTGATCCTTCAATTCGGGCTGGCACTTCTGTTCTCACTGCTGTTGTTCGGCGAATTTAAGGGGAGGAAGGTTGTTATAACAGCCTTGACAATTCCACTAATGATTGCCCCGGTGGCATCAGCGTTAATATTCAGGTATCTCTTCGACGAGATGTTTGGTCCTGTCAACCAGTTTCTGCGTTCGCACCTCGGCGTGAGCCCATTGTGGTTCAGTAATGAATTATCCCCCATCGGGGTCCCATATGCGATGTTAATGGTTATATTGGTTGAGACATGGATATGGACGCCCTTCGTGATGTTTCTAATCATGGCTGGCATAAGCGCTATACCGCAGGATCTCGTAGAGCAAAGCAGAGTAGATGGCTTAAGGTTCAGATATGTCTTCAGATTCGTGATACTGCCCTACGTGAAGCCTATGCTCGCCATAGCATTGATATTCAGGTTCATGGATTCTCTGAAGACCTTCGACACAGTGTACGTTCTCACAGCGGGTGGCCCTGGTACAACCACCGAGCTGATATCGGTTCACATATACAAGCTCGCATTCGAGAGATGGGACTTCGGCTCTGCAACAGCCCTCAGCTACCTGGTGCTCGTAATAGTCATCTTCGCCACGAACCTCTTCATGCACTACCTGATGGGTGGTGGGGAGAGATGA
- a CDS encoding Gfo/Idh/MocA family protein yields the protein MLRVGFVGSGFVARFHLRAFASVPNAIVSSVYSPTGRRDLVALAREIGYPEPSVYSDLREMLRKEKIDALWILTPNHTRLDVTRTIVEEVTQGSSVKAVAYEKPLARNLEEAAGILELVRKAGLLHGYLENQVFAPSVVRGREIAWRRGAALTGRPYLSRAAEEHGGPHSHWFWNPAYSGGGVLLDMGCHSIEAGRYLLSEPGKNYKDLKPVKVVGFTETLKWRRPLYVEKLLKAHGVDYRVIPVEDYARVVITYEAEDGTLAVAESSNAWSFVGPGLRLTFELFGPEYYMSINTLQPELFVFFSREVKGPAGEDLVEKQAAEQGLMPALPDEAFAYGYIYEDQEFTRAFAENKTPRENLFHAVEVMELLMAAYKSAEIGEPVKLPDPSLREYRPLPYRRALEEHGGK from the coding sequence ATGCTACGAGTAGGCTTCGTGGGCAGCGGCTTCGTTGCAAGATTCCATCTAAGAGCCTTCGCCAGCGTTCCAAACGCCATCGTGTCATCCGTGTACTCGCCGACAGGCAGACGAGACCTAGTAGCATTAGCCAGGGAAATAGGGTACCCTGAGCCAAGTGTTTACAGCGATCTAAGGGAGATGCTACGCAAGGAGAAGATTGACGCACTCTGGATACTCACGCCGAATCACACTAGGCTCGATGTGACAAGAACCATAGTTGAAGAGGTGACACAGGGCAGCAGTGTGAAAGCTGTCGCATACGAGAAACCTCTTGCCAGGAACCTCGAGGAGGCTGCTGGAATCTTGGAACTAGTGAGGAAAGCCGGCCTACTACACGGGTACCTGGAAAACCAGGTGTTCGCACCATCTGTTGTCAGGGGACGGGAGATAGCTTGGAGAAGGGGTGCAGCTCTCACCGGTAGACCATACTTGTCTAGAGCAGCCGAGGAACACGGAGGACCCCATAGTCACTGGTTCTGGAACCCAGCGTACTCCGGGGGCGGTGTGCTACTGGACATGGGTTGCCACAGTATTGAGGCTGGCAGATACCTACTCTCTGAACCCGGAAAGAACTATAAGGATTTGAAACCGGTTAAAGTAGTAGGCTTCACTGAAACACTAAAATGGCGTAGGCCGCTCTACGTGGAGAAACTGCTCAAGGCTCACGGTGTCGACTACCGTGTGATTCCAGTGGAGGACTATGCCAGGGTGGTTATCACTTACGAGGCCGAGGACGGTACGTTGGCTGTAGCAGAGTCGAGCAACGCGTGGAGCTTCGTGGGGCCAGGACTCAGGCTTACCTTCGAGCTCTTCGGACCCGAGTACTACATGTCTATCAATACGTTGCAGCCAGAGCTCTTTGTATTCTTCAGCAGGGAGGTAAAGGGTCCTGCAGGCGAGGATCTAGTTGAGAAGCAGGCAGCCGAGCAGGGATTGATGCCGGCACTACCCGATGAGGCATTCGCGTATGGATACATATACGAGGATCAAGAGTTCACCAGAGCGTTTGCGGAGAACAAGACACCGCGTGAAAACCTCTTCCACGCTGTTGAAGTAATGGAATTGTTGATGGCTGCATACAAGTCGGCTGAGATAGGTGAACCAGTGAAGCTACCCGATCCCTCGCTGAGGGAATATAGGCCACTGCCCTACAGGAGAGCACTTGAAGAGCATGGCGGGAAATAG
- a CDS encoding nitroreductase family protein codes for MSVFELAMKHVSTRVFLQRDIDEGDLTRILEVARRAPSAWNMQSYHVIAVRDQSLTSSPP; via the coding sequence TTGAGCGTCTTCGAGCTAGCCATGAAACATGTGTCTACGCGTGTATTCCTGCAGAGGGATATAGATGAAGGGGATTTAACCAGGATACTTGAGGTGGCTAGGAGGGCGCCTTCAGCCTGGAACATGCAGAGCTACCACGTGATCGCTGTGAGGGATCAATCACTGACCTCCTCCCCGCCCTAA
- a CDS encoding carbohydrate ABC transporter permease — MSVVRDLTGYRVKKVLRYLLLLILTSIWLLPVYAMFSIAFRPRWDMYGNLFIPAAITLENFVEAYNYGAFSAIVNSIVLTAGGTGIALLLAVLAAYAFSRFNMRGKNLLMFYILSTRMMPGITLVIPIFVMYYNLGLKGTYLGLILVYSMMTLPLSLWMIKSFIDDVPRDIDEAAILDGHSTWYILFKITLPSITPGLAASAAFAAIAVWNEFLFALLLSSIETKPTSVLLSSIRGERGFNWGRVASIEVVYILPIVLLVFWLQRYILRGLTFGTVKR, encoded by the coding sequence ATGAGCGTCGTAAGGGATTTAACAGGCTACCGGGTTAAGAAGGTGTTGAGATACCTCCTCCTATTGATCCTCACCTCCATATGGTTGCTCCCAGTTTACGCCATGTTCTCCATAGCTTTCAGACCTAGGTGGGATATGTATGGTAACCTATTCATTCCTGCAGCAATCACACTGGAGAACTTCGTGGAGGCATATAACTACGGTGCGTTCTCAGCGATAGTGAACTCAATAGTGTTAACTGCTGGTGGGACAGGCATAGCCTTACTGCTCGCTGTGCTAGCAGCCTACGCGTTCTCACGGTTTAACATGAGGGGTAAGAACCTCCTAATGTTCTATATACTGTCAACTAGAATGATGCCCGGTATAACCCTTGTAATACCAATCTTCGTAATGTACTATAATTTGGGATTAAAGGGAACCTATCTGGGCTTGATACTAGTCTACTCCATGATGACCCTACCACTCAGCCTGTGGATGATCAAGAGCTTCATAGATGATGTCCCAAGAGATATAGATGAAGCTGCGATACTGGATGGGCACTCAACATGGTACATATTGTTCAAGATAACCCTACCCTCCATAACCCCTGGGCTCGCTGCCTCTGCAGCATTCGCAGCGATAGCCGTGTGGAATGAATTCCTGTTCGCACTGTTGCTCAGTAGCATTGAGACCAAGCCCACCTCAGTATTGCTGAGCAGTATCAGGGGGGAGAGAGGCTTCAACTGGGGGAGAGTTGCATCCATAGAAGTAGTGTATATTCTCCCCATAGTACTCCTAGTGTTCTGGTTGCAGAGATACATACTGAGAGGCTTAACATTCGGAACCGTTAAGAGGTGA
- a CDS encoding ABC transporter substrate-binding protein, with product MVGSMNRNLLIAIVVLAIVVIGGVAYYLSTQQPRKEVTIVVLSPEWEPGKILEQLSANFTSYAQEKLGYPVKVVFDFTPWGTYYQRVTSIVTARSSEADIIFSDSQWLGELFEGGHIIDLTDWINNDPDMKAATQDTYENLVKFYMTYPQGSNRYVGVPGYADAVMLLYYRKDLFNDPVERANFKAKYGYDLPSTLEDFKRLDWLQLKDIAEFFTRRAGETLAGQTLTEDFYGITLVLSRDYDYISCSFLSMFWSWGAELWNPSTMDPRSYINSTQGVEALQFLHNLTRYMPPSPATYDYDKVITTFAQGKAAMTVLWPSMAPALFDPATSRVSDKIGVAILPQHNGVRYITLGGQPLVISSYSNHKEEAKLFIKWFYTVAYKDYSLRVGFTARKSIAQSSDFVNSKPWARAFVESLPYAKDFWNIPFYGRMLEIQQKYWNMVVAGQIDPKTAMDKIAEEQWGVVQQFKK from the coding sequence ATGGTGGGATCAATGAATAGAAACCTATTGATAGCTATAGTAGTTCTCGCCATAGTAGTTATTGGGGGCGTAGCATACTATCTAAGCACGCAGCAACCTAGGAAAGAAGTCACGATAGTTGTGTTAAGCCCTGAGTGGGAACCCGGCAAAATACTTGAGCAACTCTCAGCAAACTTCACCTCTTATGCGCAGGAGAAGCTCGGATACCCTGTGAAGGTGGTGTTTGATTTCACGCCCTGGGGAACGTACTATCAAAGGGTAACCAGCATAGTTACCGCTAGGAGCTCTGAAGCCGACATAATATTCTCCGACAGCCAATGGCTGGGCGAGCTATTTGAGGGAGGACATATCATAGACCTAACCGACTGGATCAATAACGACCCCGATATGAAGGCGGCTACGCAGGACACATACGAAAACCTTGTTAAATTCTACATGACGTATCCACAGGGAAGCAACAGGTATGTGGGTGTGCCCGGCTATGCTGATGCCGTGATGCTCCTCTACTATAGGAAAGACTTATTCAACGACCCCGTGGAGAGAGCTAATTTCAAAGCTAAGTACGGGTATGATCTCCCTTCAACACTAGAGGACTTCAAGAGACTTGACTGGCTGCAGTTAAAAGATATAGCGGAGTTCTTTACCAGGAGGGCTGGTGAAACCCTTGCAGGCCAGACGCTTACCGAGGACTTCTACGGTATAACACTAGTTCTATCCAGGGACTACGACTACATATCGTGCTCATTCCTAAGCATGTTCTGGAGCTGGGGTGCAGAACTATGGAACCCTTCAACCATGGATCCAAGGAGCTACATTAACAGTACACAGGGAGTTGAAGCATTACAGTTCCTCCACAATCTAACCAGGTATATGCCTCCATCCCCTGCAACATATGATTACGACAAAGTGATAACTACTTTCGCACAGGGCAAGGCAGCTATGACCGTCCTATGGCCCAGTATGGCTCCAGCACTCTTCGATCCAGCTACATCCCGCGTATCCGACAAGATCGGCGTTGCTATCCTACCTCAGCACAACGGTGTGAGATACATTACCCTCGGAGGACAGCCACTAGTCATCTCATCGTATAGTAACCACAAGGAGGAAGCTAAATTATTCATCAAATGGTTCTACACCGTTGCATATAAGGATTACTCGTTGAGAGTGGGCTTCACAGCTAGGAAATCAATAGCGCAAAGCAGCGACTTTGTAAACAGCAAGCCGTGGGCTAGGGCGTTCGTGGAGTCTCTGCCCTATGCAAAGGACTTCTGGAACATCCCCTTCTACGGTAGGATGCTCGAGATACAGCAGAAGTACTGGAACATGGTTGTAGCCGGCCAAATAGATCCTAAGACAGCTATGGACAAGATCGCAGAGGAGCAGTGGGGTGTTGTACAACAGTTCAAGAAGTGA
- a CDS encoding MFS transporter, with protein MSSRLLTVFIILGLVSLFADMAYEGAISVRGSYLSVIGAPVIAAGLAGVGWLASYGSRFLSGVVSDYFRRPRVLWLLVFTGYFVNVIAIPLLAFTRRWELVIALIVFERLGKGLRAPARDVILAEVSEGMGKGLGFGIHEAMDQAGAVLGPLIASLILASSSQDYSRVFTALGVPGAVAVILVAAAWFLYPSPKSITARGVGVGFKGLTRGYYVYTLGFIFFGLGLVSWDIVGYYARSTGFTGDYIALLYTVAMLVDGVLAIPSGILYDRVGVRSAVLAPLAAAVAGVLLPLLQVNPFIPVVAWGLAMGAYETNVRVAVADLVPREKRAFAYGLYGLAEGLAVFTGGIIQAGILGSAGIQALAIYIAVVELLGAAVFTVVR; from the coding sequence ATGAGTAGCAGGTTGCTTACGGTGTTCATTATCCTGGGGCTTGTCTCATTGTTCGCCGACATGGCTTATGAGGGTGCTATCTCGGTGAGGGGGAGTTATCTCAGCGTTATCGGTGCCCCGGTTATTGCAGCCGGGTTAGCCGGCGTCGGCTGGCTCGCGAGTTATGGATCCAGGTTTCTCAGTGGTGTTGTAAGCGACTACTTCAGGAGGCCCAGGGTGCTCTGGCTACTCGTGTTCACAGGGTACTTTGTGAACGTTATTGCTATTCCTTTACTGGCGTTTACACGTAGATGGGAGCTCGTGATAGCCCTCATAGTGTTTGAGAGGCTGGGGAAGGGGTTGAGGGCGCCGGCGAGGGATGTAATCCTGGCTGAGGTGAGCGAGGGTATGGGTAAGGGACTCGGCTTCGGGATCCATGAGGCCATGGATCAGGCTGGAGCCGTGTTAGGCCCGTTGATCGCCTCCCTTATCCTGGCGTCGAGTAGTCAGGATTACTCAAGGGTTTTCACAGCCCTAGGGGTTCCGGGAGCGGTCGCAGTGATCCTTGTAGCGGCTGCATGGTTCCTCTACCCGTCTCCGAAATCCATTACTGCGAGAGGGGTGGGCGTCGGCTTCAAGGGCCTTACCCGTGGCTACTATGTTTACACATTAGGGTTCATATTCTTCGGCCTAGGCCTAGTGTCCTGGGATATAGTGGGCTACTATGCGAGGAGCACTGGGTTCACAGGCGACTATATTGCACTCCTCTACACTGTCGCAATGCTGGTCGACGGGGTGCTTGCAATCCCCTCCGGCATCCTCTACGACAGGGTTGGAGTGAGGAGCGCAGTGCTAGCGCCCCTCGCAGCCGCCGTTGCAGGCGTACTGCTACCGCTCCTCCAGGTGAACCCGTTTATACCAGTGGTGGCATGGGGGCTTGCCATGGGTGCCTACGAGACGAATGTAAGGGTGGCTGTAGCCGACCTCGTGCCACGCGAGAAGAGGGCGTTCGCCTATGGATTATACGGGCTTGCCGAGGGCCTAGCCGTCTTCACGGGGGGCATTATCCAGGCCGGTATACTTGGCTCAGCAGGTATCCAGGCGCTAGCCATCTACATCGCCGTGGTGGAGCTACTGGGTGCAGCCGTGTTCACAGTGGTGAGGTAG
- a CDS encoding ABC transporter ATP-binding protein translates to MTLRRRMIVVSVEIRGVSKKFGKVEALKGIDLFIRSGEFFAILGPSGCGKTTLLRIIAGLEKPSTGRVFFDGVDVTGYPAEYRNVAMVFQFYALYPTTVYENIALPLKSRKYKGKEIYERVRKISEVVGLSDKLNLHVNKLSVADKQRVALARAMAREPNLYLLDEPLTILDPVSRIIMRSELKRVQRELGQTVIYVTHDQVEALTLADRIAVMSFGRVEQVGEPDAIYNNPVNTYVGWFLGEPGMNFIDVQVSGEGLAIGGSAIYVNRDMAAVLRKKGFDRVLLGFRGENAIVSRHSGGGGVSFASRVSVIEFLGTRYIITLEAGGQEFKVVMDTKRFEELSPKVGEEVYVRIRDSYIRLYDPEGRIIELSEGDK, encoded by the coding sequence GTGACTCTGAGGAGGAGGATGATAGTGGTCTCGGTTGAGATACGGGGCGTCTCGAAAAAATTTGGGAAGGTGGAGGCCCTGAAAGGCATAGACCTTTTCATCAGGAGCGGTGAATTCTTCGCTATCCTCGGCCCAAGCGGCTGCGGCAAGACCACCCTGCTCAGAATAATAGCCGGCCTCGAAAAGCCGTCGACGGGGAGGGTTTTCTTCGACGGGGTTGATGTAACCGGCTACCCAGCTGAATACAGAAATGTTGCAATGGTGTTCCAGTTTTACGCACTTTACCCAACCACGGTCTACGAGAACATAGCCCTTCCACTTAAATCGAGAAAGTATAAGGGAAAGGAGATCTATGAACGCGTTAGAAAAATATCCGAGGTAGTTGGCTTATCAGATAAACTGAATCTTCACGTTAACAAGTTAAGCGTGGCTGACAAGCAAAGGGTGGCATTGGCTAGGGCTATGGCCAGGGAGCCCAACCTATACCTGCTTGATGAGCCACTGACAATACTGGATCCCGTGAGCAGGATAATCATGAGAAGCGAGTTGAAGAGGGTGCAGAGAGAGCTCGGTCAAACAGTGATATATGTAACGCATGATCAGGTCGAAGCACTAACCCTGGCCGATAGAATAGCGGTCATGAGCTTCGGGAGAGTGGAGCAGGTTGGAGAGCCAGATGCAATATACAATAACCCCGTGAACACCTATGTCGGCTGGTTCCTAGGGGAGCCCGGGATGAACTTCATAGATGTACAGGTTAGTGGGGAGGGCTTAGCCATAGGGGGTTCAGCGATCTATGTGAACAGGGATATGGCAGCAGTCTTAAGGAAGAAAGGGTTTGACAGAGTTCTCCTGGGATTCAGAGGCGAGAATGCCATTGTATCAAGGCACAGTGGAGGCGGCGGGGTGAGCTTTGCCTCCAGAGTAAGCGTGATAGAGTTCCTTGGAACACGCTACATTATCACGCTTGAAGCGGGTGGGCAAGAGTTCAAGGTGGTCATGGATACGAAGAGGTTCGAGGAATTATCGCCCAAGGTGGGTGAGGAAGTCTACGTACGCATCCGTGACTCATACATTAGGCTCTATGATCCAGAAGGAAGGATCATAGAACTATCTGAGGGTGACAAGTGA